The genome window CCATTCTGTTCTATTGCTTGAGTATTGTTGCACGTCTCCACAATATTCTGTCGTTCTAACTTCCAGGCAAACATGCTGCCGATTGATGATCATATCTGAATAGAATATAAAGATAGCTCAAATATGATCGTGTTTTTCATGTGTGTTATTTTCCAAATAAACAATACAATCTCCATTCACCTTTAAGCACACAACCGCGGACTCGAACTAGGCTCACCGGAGTTGAAGAAACCCTGTAAGCACACAACCGCGTGGTGGATCTCGCGGCCGACTGCACTGGGAGGTGGCCGGCGCGGCGCAGCGCTGGCGGCATGCTCTGGGCGAGTTGAAGCTTTTGGGCTGGGCTAATTTCGGTTCTTTTTGACGTTCGGGTACCGGGCTGGTACTGGGAGTCAGTACCCAAATGGAGGGCATCAGACAAACAAACAGAACCTTTAAAGTGCCAGACCGCCGCATCCGCCGCCACTAGCGGAGACTGCCCCGCCGCGCTTTCTCCAAGTTCAGCTGACGGCCGCCGTGCCTACTCCAGGCCCCGCCGACGCCCTGTGAAGAAGACCCTGGTTGCGCTGGCGCCCATCGCGAGCAAGAAGCTCTGAAACTCGACGGCGGAGCCTCAAGCTCGTGCGCCGAAGTTCATTCTTTCGCCCTGTAGAAACAAAGGGCAGGTACTTTTCAATCATCTGCTCTGCTTGTTCAGTGCTTGGTAACTTTTATAGCCTATTTGATGAGTCCCAATGACCATTAAAGTAATTAGGTTCGTTAATCGTTAGAATCATGAAATGTCATAGTAAGCCTTTTTTATGTATCTCTTTTCAGGAAATGCACTGTGTACCACTGATCAGCACATTATTTTAGAACTATTTACAACAAATTATACAACTTTTGAACTTATTTTTATTGAGATGTTATTAGACCTTATATATAACATGCTTTTCATTATATTATATATGTTTGAATACTGAATTTCATGGTATTTTTTTTTAACTTGTATACCATATTGTGTATTTACTTAATTGCATATTATAGAAATTGGCTAGGACTATCCTGGCCCCCCACTGGCCATGGCGTGTGCTGCTTACAGCATCAGAAGCCCTCTCAAGCTCGCTGTAAGGCACGGCTCGGATGTGTTGAGTAGCAACAACTTGTGCAATGGCTTTAAGTCTTCGGTGTCTTACCTCAATTCTCAACGTTGGAGCAGCAACTGCTCAGCCGTCACAATGCGGCATGTCGCATCCCATTGTCACTCGATTGTTAAGACTCCAGCAATGTGGCCCtcaaaagcttcagcaactgatgCAGCCACAGCTTCCGGTATATAAGATACTGGATTATTTTGATTTGTCATCTTAAACTCTGTAGTCGAAAATGAAACATTGTAATGTAAATTCAAGAGCAAGTTGGCTTGATACCCGTTCATTGTTTTTTCTCAGATGAGAGGATAACTGTACTGGTcattggtggtggaggcagggagcatgctctttgttatgccTTGAACCATTCCCCATCATGTGCTGCAGTTCTATGTGCCCCTGGTAATGCTGGTATTGCTCAGTCCCGGGATGCAACATGTATCCCAGATTTGGACATCTCGAGTAGTGATGATGTTATCTCATTCTGCCGCAAGAGGGGAGTGGGAATGGTTGTAGTGGGCCCTGAAGCCCCTCTTGTCGCGGGTCTTGCAAATGACCTTGTCAAAGTTGGGATACCAACCTTTGGCCCTTCATCAGAGGCTGCAGCTTTAGAAGGATCAAAGGACTTCATGAAGAAGCTGTGTGATAAGTATAATATCCCTACAGCTAAGGTACTTACTTTTCATTTATGTAATAAGTTACTCATGGCATGACTGTAGTGTAGGCTAGGATATGTTTGTCGAAATGCCTGCATATAGGTAATAGGTGACAGCATCTGTAGGTTAAGATACAAACCAAACGATATACCGTTTTAGGTATTCATATAGATGTTCTCTTTGTTTTGAGACAGATTCTTGGCCATGTTCATGTTGTACTAATCTCATACTGATAGCCACAAAGACTATAAATAGTTAACTATGATTTTCCATGGCATTTCTAGTTTTATGGCTGAACTATATTAAAGAACTATCTGTAAAAGAGGGCAAACCCAGTGCCAAAGACTCCCATATTAGTGGAGTCTGGGGAAAGGATAAACCGAGGCGAGTCTTCCTTCCGCAGATGCAGAGAGGCTACCTCGAAACCGTGACCTGGTGACTGTGAGACATCTCTAATTACTACACAAGGTCTGCCCTTCATTAAAGAACTATCTACAATTCTAAAAAATCCCTAGCTTTTATGTTTAAATTGAAGTCATTGTGTTGCTGTAGAAAATAGAGAATGTAAGGTCAGTATACAAAAAAGTACAAACATAGCTCATTCATTTGTAAATTGATAATTTCAGATGTTAAGCCACTCAAACCATTCTAATATGAGTACTTATTTCTCTCTAGTATCACACATTTACGGATGCTGTGGAAGCTAAAAAATATGTAAAAAATGAAGGAGCACCTATTGTTGTTAAAGCTGATGGACTGGCTGCTGGAAAGGGTGTGGTTGTTGCAATGACTTTGGATGAGGCGTTGGAAGCCATAGATTCTATGTTGGTTGAAGGCTCATTCGGTTCTGCTGGTTCACGGGTTATCATCGAAGAATTTCTAGAGGGTGAAGAAGCGTCTTTCTTTGCATTGGTAGACGGCGAAAATGCTTTGCCTCTTGAATCGGCACAGGATCACAAAAGAGTTGGTGATGGTGATGTTGGCCCAAATACCGGTGGTATGGGTGCATACTCCCCTGCTCCAATAGTGACAGATGAGCTCAAACGCATTGTAATGGAAAGTATAATTATCCCTACTGTTAAAGGCATGGCAGCCGAAGGTTGCAAATTTGTTGGTGTATTATACGCAGGGCTTATGATAGAGAAGAAATCTGGGCTGCCCAAGCTTATTGAGTACAATGTAAGATTTGGTGACCCAGAATGCCAGGTGAGTTACCCATCTCCAACATCCACTATTCATTTTTGTAGATAAACAGGCAAGAAATTCCACAAACTTGATTTTCTAAAACAAGAGCTAAACAGAAGTTTCATCATACAATATAAGTCCTGTATAGGGGAGTGTGGGCATACATTAATTAATAATCAAGTACAGAGAAAAATTCAGAATATGATCTTTTGGGAGAGAATCATCCAATTGTTTAATAAACTTCTAATTTAGCAGAACAATGTGTTTTAATTTATATACATGTCTAAATTTGGTCATTCCAATTTGGGTTTGGGTTAATATGATCAAGGTATTTTCTTTGAACTTCAGAATGCAATGGATCTGCCTATCTTTCCAACAAGCATGTGTTTGTGCTGCACTTTTGTCCTGAAATTTGCTGTCTAGGTCTGCCACTAATAGTTCACTTTATTTTCTTCCATTGAATGAGCGAGTAGACTCAATTCCTATAGCGCAATGGGAATGGTGCATTTCTGTGTTATAAAATATCATAGTGGAGTTAGTCTAAGTAATCAGATATATTATTACAATCTCAAAAGGATATATGATCTTATTATGTATAGCGAAGTGAAAAATAGCAGTGCATACCCTTTAAAGATCTATATAACTGCGTATTTAGGACCGATCTGGTAGCCATTGAACTTTGTGGAGAATTTCCTTTGCTGAGCTTGTCTAGTACATCTCAAAAGTACACCGCACAAATTTCAGATGAAATAGTTAGCTGAAATTTTGTGTTTTACCTGTGATTTTTTTTTTGCTATGATACTCTGACTATCCTTTTTTCTGCTGATCTATTTTTTGTGTCATCATAGGTTCTGATGATGCGATTAGAATCTGATCTGGCACAAGTTCTGTTATCTGCTTGCAAAGGAGAGTTGAGCAATGTTTCACTGACCTGGTCTCCTGAAATGGCTATGGTGGTTGTGATGGCAAGCCAGGGATACCCTGGCTCTTATAAGAAGGGGACCGTAATAAAAAACGTGGACAAGGCTGAGCGAGTGTCTCCAGCTGTCAAGATATTCCATGCTGGGACAGCAGTAGATGGTGATGGCAATCTTGTTGCCGTTGGAGGGAGAGTCCTTGGCTTCACTGCCAAGGGCAAGGACATCGAGGAAGCAAGGGCAAGAGCGTACGGTGCGGTAGACGCTATCGAGTGGGTAGAAGGGTTCTGCAGGCGTGACATTGGTTGGAGAGCACTGAGGCAGAAGCAAGTGGCTAACCAGTAGCTATTCCATGACCATGAGATTTCCCCAGAGAACCGCAACTACGGTGAGCCTGTACTGTTTACAAGTAATAAAAAGGGAAACGGTGCGACCCCCATTGTTTTTGGTTGTGGAAAGACAAGTATTGCTGATCAAACAGTAGTTAACACCTGTTGATTTCAGCATGATTCGGTATATGTTTGCACCGATATTGTGTTCAGAGTCCAGACAAGCGCTAGAGTGAAAACAGCGCGCGCCATCTGAATTCTGACCAATTGTCTTCAGTTATCGGATAAGTGGACCTTTCCAAATAATTGTGATATCTCAAACTAAAAACTTGAAGGCTTATTTAGTTGCGTTTGGATCAAAGGAGATTAAATACCTTtctagtcaaaattgaataggCCCCTCAATCCCCTTTGATCTAGATGCAACTATGGGCGGCAACAAGTTAGGGTCCTTAATTAATTTTaattcaaaaataaatagaaatacagCTCGATCCTTatccgatccttaaattttatagtgcatTCTTAGATGCAACCTAACATGGTCTCAAAGTGTCCCCTTGAATCCTTGATTTAGAGGATGATGTAGGGGACCGTTATGGATGGTCTAAGTCTTATTACCGGCGTATCTAGGGGCGCAAAATCCTACTACTAGTTTGAACGATAGATATAACATAGTTTGAACAGTAGATATAGCCTGCATACAAACTTTTTCTTTATTATATTATATTAAAGCACTAGTTTTAACGGTCGTTCCGCACTTTTTATAAATAACTCCTtacatctatttcaaattaatccgctgcATTTTGAAATACGAAAAAGATCTGAATCCAAAACGCAAAGGTCGTCTTATTCAAAACCTCAATCATCCCCTCTCTCCCACTTCACACCTCAGAATGCACTGTTCTTATAGAGATAAAGGCGCTTTCCCATCTTCTTAACTCGAAATAAAAtagctgaggagaagaagattccTTTTGGGGTATCCTTAGGTAGAGTTCCAGTGAAGATGGGGTGGGCCTGCAGCTCAGAGGATTAGAGCACGTGACTACGACCACGGTGTCGGGGGTTCAAATCCCTCCTCACCCACAGCCTTCCAAAGGGGGAAGGACCTTTACTTTCTCCATGAAGGTAGGAAAATCATGATCGGAATAGCGGACTTAAAGCTATTGAACTTGGGTATGCTCTTTCCTTTTTGTCGAAGTGGAATCATAGAACAAAATGTGATATGATGAGACATAATGCAATAGAAACAAGGGTCCGCCCCCTCCGCGCAACCGACCTCCTCcgcatatagatggccaaacggcggcccgGCACGACGCCCGCGGGCCGCAGCTCCGGCCCGGGCACAGCACACCGGTCTGCTGACCGGGCCGACTCATTAGCCCATCGGGCCATTTGGTTAaatcaacataaaatgttaaaaagtGGTGCAGGatgtggggtttgaacccacacactgatggaagaagggtgggagacactgggtgaagtCGTCTAACCAATAGAACTTCATGCCTaggtgtttttaatattgaatataaattgtacatatgtatacacgatttttttgtaaaataaagaaataatcatgtcggccgggccagcactacggcccAAGCACGGCGGGGCactcgtgccgggctagcccaagCACTATAAAAATGGGTCATGCCTTGGGCCGGCCCACCAGACacgacccatttggccatctatacctccgcacgataatgatagtcctcgcctcagttgccgCCACCTCGTTCGTCATCCTACTTCTTTTCTCTATCCCCTCACGcctccgcgccaccccattctcggcagaggaCGTGGGACAAGACGCTTCCTTCCCGTATTTGTCtgacaccagccccgacaccgacccacgcagtggctattgcacgtccacgaggacatTTCACAGCATGCgggcaccatcgttttcgccgtcgtcggaTGTCCCATTCGTCTTCCTGGCCTTCgctctgttcttcctccccaacctgttgCCCCCACCCATGGTCGCAACCGCGAGCCGACCGAtgctcgtcgacgcgggtacgtggcgagtcggtcttgctcctggcctttctccatGCGTACCGCCGAGGAGGACAGGGTGGCGCCTGCctcgcttaggttatcttggcgagatgaggagtccaggtctgagatattggacaaccaagacccgtagcgtggcagcagtcgacatatgatgcggagttggtggtggtgttgtgtcgcctcagcgggtccagggctgggaaggcactcgcattctctcgcccttctcggactaACGCCTAGTGCGGGTAACTCTCAGTTTGGAGCTGCTCCGACTGAGCTTCTTTATCCGCTTGCGTGCTCTatccctatatgtatctagcaGTATACTACATATGTCACCTCTagatgcccaggtcttcgtcgtgtccttctctggCAACGAAAAGGTATGCCCgtctcttcccttcccttcctgctctatgaaaccttggaagtgggggatgCGAGGGATGGGGtccctgatttgctgcctatgatAACCGTTTGATGGCTCGGTATTGCCTGTCTACATGTCCTTTCCCTTACCGCGGTCTCACCCATCCTTCTGTCATTGCAAAAATTATTTTGTTGTTCCTTtgttgttttgggtgttagttttttgttgtgctacagattgaacataatttgggtgtgttaatactttattttTTTGTCTGCACATGGTTTGTGTTCTTCTGATGATGGCTCATGGATCCTGCAAAATATATGTTAGGATTGGAGATCCATGCGGGCACTACCACATGGTGCTCATCCcttgtgttcttggctcttgcatgcattaggtcgtttctgagaccacattggcacaatggactccatggtgtttgagtttgctgaattggatggagcatcaatgatttgtcacgctaacagtaaaaggaaatgttatttgttggttttaaacgttagtaattgataagaagtaccataatttgtatggagcgcatccagcttttattgatgcctgactttagcaaccactccatattttgacctatcttttttataagtttgagttcatgtgacttattttagaaacttgagctcataaACTTACCCTTATTTGGTCTATGTATGGTgaaattatgtcattctataatctctgttcgttcagtcagtagttgtgaactctcttctaatggcTCCCTTCATTGGTCGtgctgtaccaagacatattggatggagtaaacaacaacatcagttagtcaaataaaaaatattatgcgaagagcggagacaatcaataaaaaaatttgagatctttttggtggatagtttatgtggcattgttgtgagccgtcgcaacgcacgagtaACCGACTAGTATGTATTAAAAAGGAGGAGGAGGTTGTCATCGATACATATGAGCAGAAGCAGCTGGAGTCAATGCAGTTTGCTGAACGTCTTCTGATGGTCTGAACAAGCTGCTTCATAAAACCTCCCCTCTCCCCTTCCCCACAGCGGATGACGACACGACAGTACGAGTGTACGACGACAGATCTTTGATAGGTGACCGACCGATGTAGTGAAAATTGAGAGACGTCCACCAGATCGCCGCTGCCCGCCTGCCCGGACCCCGTGCGGCTCACATGTAGGAGTGAAAACGGGTCGGGTATACCCGTAGGGTACCGGATATGGATAGTGCAAATACATATTTTTTCGGATACAGATTCAGgtatttttatattcgggacggatacggatAATACCCGGATAATGTAGCTTCGGattcaggtcggatacataagacTACCCAgtaaatacccggatattcgggtGGATACGGGTACCcagaattcgggtacccgtttttcctttttctacataataatataattataaaatcataacttttacatatgaaatcagatgaagataaagtttacaTGAAAATTaaagagctcgaagagatctataactttgtaatacatcatttttttgtttaaacatatatTTAGGCGAAAATCATTAAAATTatgtccaaatttatatcaaattaatataCTTCATCATTTTTATGTGGGGGGCTTAAGATTATCTCCACGTGGGAACTTAAGGTTGTCTTTGTATATACTATTTATTAGTAttgataacttatttgcaatttttggtcGACGCTACGTTATTTGatggatttaattgtattttgataattttctacgacaaaaaattaataatatataaatagcctcaaaaaatcatgaaattttacGGAGGCACAACATATGTTCATATATAACCATAAAAATGTTTGAATCATCAGATCTATAAGATGCTCGTGTTTCTTTCATTTCAcgttca of Zea mays cultivar B73 chromosome 8, Zm-B73-REFERENCE-NAM-5.0, whole genome shotgun sequence contains these proteins:
- the LOC100383422 gene encoding phosphoribosylamine--glycine ligase → MACAAYSIRSPLKLAVRHGSDVLSSNNLCNGFKSSVSYLNSQRWSSNCSAVTMRHVASHCHSIVKTPAMWPSKASATDAATASDERITVLVIGGGGREHALCYALNHSPSCAAVLCAPGNAGIAQSRDATCIPDLDISSSDDVISFCRKRGVGMVVVGPEAPLVAGLANDLVKVGIPTFGPSSEAAALEGSKDFMKKLCDKYNIPTAKYHTFTDAVEAKKYVKNEGAPIVVKADGLAAGKGVVVAMTLDEALEAIDSMLVEGSFGSAGSRVIIEEFLEGEEASFFALVDGENALPLESAQDHKRVGDGDVGPNTGGMGAYSPAPIVTDELKRIVMESIIIPTVKGMAAEGCKFVGVLYAGLMIEKKSGLPKLIEYNVRFGDPECQVLMMRLESDLAQVLLSACKGELSNVSLTWSPEMAMVVVMASQGYPGSYKKGTVIKNVDKAERVSPAVKIFHAGTAVDGDGNLVAVGGRVLGFTAKGKDIEEARARAYGAVDAIEWVEGFCRRDIGWRALRQKQVANQ